From the Solanum lycopersicum chromosome 10, SLM_r2.1 genome, one window contains:
- the LOC101265291 gene encoding uncharacterized protein, whose protein sequence is MEVMIPFNDMDNFDFNSARSTPFTSPPSTPKPFNGDFFFSAPPSPTHLSQFYSEFESLFVTDVDDNGEINSHVDEFAFDVSQELEIGSVSAEELFDGGMIKPSPVLQTQKKNRVGVSAKNKKVQETEYLRKSSVTEKERRGKQRGSSNGLSNSSSRRSARSLSPMRISQYLWEEEEDEEMKSQSSKSNASTCLILSSSSSKGSKKWKFKDFFLFRSASEGRASDKDLLKNYTAAGYREGKNLTSRGNESSVSSPSKSIVRTKKGNVSAHELHYTVNRALSSDLKKKTFLPYKQGILGQLAVNPAVHALANGFGLSRK, encoded by the coding sequence atggaAGTTATGATTCCATTTAACGATATGGATAATTTTGATTTCAATAGTGCAAGATCAACCCCATTTACTAGTCCACCATCAACACCAAAGCCTTTTAATGGAGATTTTTTCTTCAGTGCTCCTCCAAGCCCAACTCATCTCTCTCAATTTTATAGCGAATTTGAAAGTTTATTCGTTACTGATGTGGATGATAATGGTGAAATTAATAGCCATGTTGATGAATTCGCTTTCGATGTTAGTCAAGAATTGGAAATTGGCTCTGTTTCAGCTGAAGAATTGTTTGATGGTGGTATGATTAAACCATCCCCTGTTTTGCAAACTCAGAAGAAAAACAGAGTAGGAGTTTCTGcgaaaaacaaaaaagttcaagaaacagagtatttaagaaaaagTAGTGTAACAGAGAAGGAAAGAAGGGGAAAACAGAGAGGTTCGTCGAATGGGTTGTCGAATTCATCGAGTAGAAGATCAGCAAGATCACTTTCACCTATGAGAATATCACAGTATCTATgggaagaagaggaagatgaagaaatgaAAAGTCAATCTTCGAAATCGAACGCGTCTACATGTTTAATCTTGTCTTCATCATCATCTAAAGGAAGTAAAAAATGGAAATTCAAAGATTTTTTCTTGTTTAGGAGTGCATCAGAAGGAAGAGCATCAGATAAAGATCTATTAAAGAATTATACAGCTGCTGGTTACAGAGAAGGAAAAAATTTGACTTCTCGGGGAAATGAAAGCTCTGTTTCTTCTCCATCAAAATCAATTGTTAGAACAAAAAAGGGAAATGTTTCAGCTCATGAATTGCATTACACAGTAAACAGAGCACTTTCATCAGATTTGAAAAAGAAGACTTTTTTGCCTTATAAACAGGGAATTTTGGGGCAATTGGCTGTTAATCCTGCTGTTCATGCATTGGCTAATGGCTTTGgattatcaagaaaataa
- the LOC101251230 gene encoding protein WHAT'S THIS FACTOR 1 homolog, chloroplastic: MSSLQMSLLFTLPVKIQFQRNDPDFLRRSKISIICSNPGPHKLVPDRKLDKHVVKNNNIRFVYKLKTLLLSKPKHFMPIDVLYKCRGYLTLPKPRSILSMIQRYPTIFELFTIPTPPTPFNATKPLSQLCVRLTPPAAALLGKEFQLKLARSDFLAAKLQKLLMLTTHHSLLLSKLLHIAPDLGLPVNFRSRLCSDYPHKFQIVDTSLELISCDLALSNALPSHEVDHVSLGLIVDRPLKFKHLKLRRGLNLKRRHEEYLIKFKELPDVCPYKTRVNDFYKESINAEKRACAVVREVLGMMVEKRTLVDHLTHFRKEFGLPNRLRAMLIRHPELFYVSKKGQRDSVFLVEGYDDRGKLLERDEMLVMKDHLMELVRKGKQMRRETRNVFANLDDENEYFNQMGGDDYFEHYDGLDKLFEVEDFKSGNGTDDDGDFDFDDGSNSDESTKLWAIQDETQFWTTEAHTGGDLAPW, encoded by the coding sequence ATGTCATCCCTACAAATGAGCCTCCTCTTCACTTTACCAGTAAAAATCCAATTCCAAAGAAATGATCCAGATTTCTTACGCAGAAGCAAAATTTCTATTATTTGCTCTAATCCTGGACCTCACAAATTGGTTCCAGATCGCAAGTTGGACAAACATGTTGTAAAAAACAACAATATTAGGTTCGTATACAAGCTCAAAACACTCTTACTTTCAAAACCAAAGCATTTCATGCCTATCGATGTTCTCTACAAATGCCGTGGCTATTTAACTCTTCCTAAACCTCGCTCTATTCTTTCAATGATTCAGCGTTATCCAACAATATTTGAGCTATTCACTATACCAACACCCCCTACACCCTTCAATGCCACTAAACCACTTTCTCAGCTCTGTGTTCGACTCACTCCTCCTGCTGCTGCCCTCCTTGGTAAAGAATTCCAACTCAAATTGGCTCGTTCTGATTTCCTGGCCGCTAAGTTACAGAAGCTTCTAATGCTTACTACGCACCATAGCTTATTGCTATCCAAGCTACTTCACATTGCACCTGATCTTGGTTTGCCTGTTAATTTCAGGTCTCGCCTTTGCAGTGATTACCCTCATAAGTTTCAGATTGTTGACACATCTCTTGAGCTTATTTCTTGTGATCTAGCTCTATCTAATGCTTTACCGTCTCATGAAGTTGACCATGTTTCACTTGGATTGATTGTAGATCGGCCATTAAAGTTCAAGCACTTAAAACTTAGAAGAGGACTAAATTTGAAGAGACGGCATGAAGAGTACCTTATAAAGTTTAAAGAATTACCGGATGTATGTCCTTATAAGACAAGAGTGAATGATTTCTATAAAGAGTCTATTAATGCTGAGAAGAGGGCTTGTGCAGTGGTGAGAGAAGTTTTAGGGATGATGGTTGAGAAGAGGACTTTGGTTGATCACTTAACACATTTTAGAAAGGAGTTTGGTTTGCCAAACAGATTAAGGGCTATGCTAATAAGGCACCCTGAGTTGTTTTATGTCAGTAAGAAGGGGCAGAGAGACTCCGTCTTTCTGGTAGAAGGGTACGATGATAGAGGCAAACTTTTGGAGAGGGATGAAATGCTGGTCATGAAAGATCACCTGATGGAGCTTGTTAGGAAGGGAAAGCAAATGAGAAGAGAAACAAGGAACGTTTTTGCAAACTTAGATGATGAGAATGAGTATTTCAATCAAATGGGTGGCGATGACTACTTTGAACACTATGATGGTTTGGATAAATTGTTTGAAGTTGAAGACTTTAAATCAGGGAATGGCACAGATGATGATggagattttgattttgatgatgGCTCTAACAGTGATGAAAGCACCAAATTATGGGCTATCCAAGATGAAACACAGTTCTGGACAACTGAGGCGCATACTGGTGGCGATTTAGCACCTTGGTAG